Proteins found in one Bacillota bacterium genomic segment:
- the cpaB gene encoding Flp pilus assembly protein CpaB — MKKIYLFATIFAILTGLAVYNFASKLEKHTADGEITAVAAAKDIPENTQITSDMLKLVPIQKEAAGKAAVDISKVTGKITRYPLVSGEYIIPDKLGDKTGGSNSQLSYTLEQGQRAISLGVDDITGISGYIKKGDHVDVLASYLKNSIQTTAILVQNAKVIALSTANAEEGTKGYKSVTLAVSTSDSLKIDYALTYGKIMLVLRAPLDSSNVSETTFTP; from the coding sequence GTGAAAAAGATTTATCTTTTTGCAACAATATTTGCAATACTTACAGGTCTTGCCGTTTATAACTTTGCTTCTAAGCTTGAAAAGCACACGGCTGACGGTGAAATAACAGCAGTAGCCGCTGCAAAGGACATACCTGAAAATACCCAGATAACATCCGACATGCTTAAATTAGTTCCCATTCAAAAAGAAGCCGCCGGAAAAGCAGCTGTCGATATTTCAAAGGTTACCGGTAAAATAACCCGATACCCCCTTGTCTCCGGTGAATACATCATACCTGATAAACTAGGCGATAAGACAGGCGGCTCGAACTCGCAGCTCTCCTATACGCTTGAGCAGGGTCAAAGAGCTATCTCACTTGGGGTTGATGATATCACAGGCATATCAGGATATATTAAAAAGGGAGATCATGTTGACGTTCTTGCTTCCTATTTAAAGAACAGCATACAAACAACTGCTATCCTTGTCCAAAATGCTAAAGTAATCGCTCTCAGCACAGCAAATGCAGAAGAAGGCACAAAAGGCTACAAATCTGTAACTTTAGCTGTTTCAACATCTGACTCACTTAAAATTGATTACGCACTTACATATGGAAAAATAATGCTTGTTCTCCGAGCGCCGCTTGACAGCAGCAACGTTTCGGAAACGACATTTACGCCTTAA